Proteins found in one Pirellulales bacterium genomic segment:
- the smc gene encoding chromosome segregation protein SMC: protein MLKALELVGFKSFADKTRFDFPSGITAVVGPNGSGKSNVVDAIKWVLGEQSVKSLRGKEMADVIFNGSASRAPLNYAETTLTLDNSTRRLPIDTAEVLVTRRVYRNGEGEYMLNRQPCRLRDIRELFSGTGVATEAYSVIEQGKVDVLLQSSPRDRRLIFEEAAGISRFKAKKVESLRRLERVEQNLLRLGDIVAEVEHRLRQVRLQAGKARRYKEYSDRLQQLRTHVGLADWRQLSARIAEMERELLALTLERNQTADAAQQSETAAALGETQLAATAEKIRATEARSAQIREGIATREAALDHHRQRTAELDKEADRLRRQLSAVNVRAGSLEQQLHETAAQLSAAESDYAQVAANASAEDRRLADVTSRLATLRREGEASRDAYLAEMRRTAQCESETSSQTARLESARVRRQREEQRQQELQAARNTLETDLAAFREGESALSASIAQLDQVIKAARDEAAGLAQRQAQQQREIAQVREQLTAARERASVLEEFQRRREGYSEAVKTVLERAGIPGGPFENVQGVVAELLQVNFEMAPLIEVALGGRAQHIVVSTLDELILSMQKDLQRFPSQVTFTPIDAPEHRSATRDVDLRGQTGVLGRADDFVRTSAPFVPLAVRLLGRTWIVDTLERATTLAAAHAGLNFITLAGEARFADETLSFGASAPAAGLISRQSELAVLADQIKRFESSLAEQSRLAAECGAELNAANRRRGEAEHERSQLVAQRSELQSRIKASGERATQLADEQRRSQLDLATIAETLATIDAALVTLRERAAASRAVQAELETHAAELAEKVADEDAARSAIEAAVATVKIELGKSEERLANLRLRARQLEQDQRERRRTVAEVSAELARAIERRTASDRVLLDTESELALLYLNKEGAFAELATLAAREETQRTERAAHLADVQRQRARAHDLEEKMHGHELATHEIRHARTTVADRLREDYGLDLAAAEEPQTIEETRRREEIDAEIAELRRKIAHIGNVNLDALAEVEELEGRFAHLSAQHRDLSEAKQSLVEIIDRINADSRRLFAETLARVRVNFQALFRKLFGGGQADILIDEGADMLESGIEIMARPPGKEPRSISLLSGGEKTLTCVALLLAIFQYRPSPFCVLDEVDAALDEANIERFIGVLQEFLAWTQFIVVTHSKKTMTCASTLYGVTMQESGVSKRVAVRFEDITAEGKLAPAADTAASDDETQAA, encoded by the coding sequence ATGCTCAAGGCGCTGGAACTTGTCGGCTTCAAAAGCTTCGCCGACAAGACCCGTTTCGACTTTCCATCCGGCATCACGGCCGTGGTCGGGCCAAATGGCAGCGGCAAGTCGAACGTCGTGGACGCCATCAAATGGGTGCTTGGCGAACAGAGCGTAAAAAGCCTGCGCGGCAAGGAGATGGCCGACGTCATCTTCAATGGTTCGGCCAGCCGCGCGCCGCTCAACTACGCCGAAACCACCCTGACGCTCGACAACAGCACGCGCCGGCTGCCGATCGATACGGCAGAAGTGCTCGTTACGCGTCGCGTCTATCGCAACGGCGAAGGCGAGTACATGCTCAATCGGCAGCCATGCCGGCTGCGCGACATTCGCGAGCTGTTTTCCGGCACCGGCGTGGCCACCGAAGCCTACAGCGTGATCGAGCAGGGCAAGGTCGACGTGCTCTTGCAATCGTCGCCGCGCGACCGGCGCCTGATCTTCGAAGAGGCCGCCGGCATCAGCCGGTTCAAAGCCAAGAAGGTCGAGTCGCTGCGCCGCCTGGAACGGGTCGAGCAAAACCTGCTCCGCCTGGGAGACATCGTCGCCGAGGTGGAACACCGCCTGCGCCAGGTGCGGCTGCAAGCCGGCAAGGCTCGGCGCTATAAGGAGTACTCCGACCGCCTGCAACAGTTGAGGACGCACGTCGGCCTGGCCGACTGGCGGCAATTGAGTGCCCGCATCGCGGAAATGGAGCGGGAACTACTCGCGCTCACTCTCGAGCGCAATCAAACGGCCGATGCCGCTCAACAGAGCGAAACCGCGGCGGCACTGGGCGAAACGCAGCTTGCGGCCACGGCGGAAAAGATTCGCGCCACCGAGGCCCGCAGCGCGCAAATCCGCGAGGGCATCGCCACCCGCGAGGCGGCGCTCGATCATCATCGGCAGCGCACGGCGGAGCTCGACAAGGAGGCGGACCGGTTGCGCCGGCAATTGTCGGCGGTCAACGTGCGCGCCGGTTCGCTCGAACAGCAATTGCACGAGACGGCCGCACAGCTCTCCGCCGCCGAAAGCGATTATGCTCAAGTCGCGGCCAACGCCAGCGCCGAAGACCGACGCCTGGCGGATGTGACGAGCCGATTAGCGACCTTGCGCCGCGAGGGCGAGGCATCGCGCGACGCGTATCTCGCCGAAATGCGCCGGACGGCTCAATGCGAAAGCGAAACAAGCTCGCAGACTGCACGCCTGGAGTCGGCCCGAGTCCGCCGGCAACGTGAGGAACAACGGCAACAGGAATTACAGGCGGCGCGGAACACGCTTGAAACCGATCTAGCCGCATTCCGCGAGGGCGAATCGGCCTTATCGGCGTCGATCGCGCAGTTAGACCAGGTGATCAAGGCCGCACGGGACGAAGCGGCCGGTCTTGCGCAGCGACAAGCCCAGCAGCAACGAGAGATCGCCCAAGTTCGCGAGCAATTGACCGCCGCCCGCGAACGGGCCTCCGTGCTCGAAGAATTCCAGCGGCGCCGGGAAGGATACTCCGAAGCCGTCAAAACGGTGCTCGAGCGGGCGGGCATACCGGGCGGGCCCTTCGAGAACGTCCAAGGAGTCGTGGCCGAGCTTCTGCAAGTCAATTTCGAGATGGCGCCGCTCATCGAAGTGGCGCTCGGTGGTCGGGCGCAGCACATCGTGGTGAGCACGCTGGACGAACTGATCCTCTCGATGCAAAAGGACCTGCAGCGATTTCCCAGCCAGGTGACGTTCACGCCGATCGACGCGCCTGAACATCGCTCAGCCACGCGCGACGTCGATTTGCGCGGCCAGACGGGCGTCTTGGGAAGAGCCGACGATTTCGTGCGCACCTCGGCGCCGTTCGTTCCCTTGGCAGTCCGGTTGCTCGGCCGGACATGGATTGTCGACACGCTCGAGCGGGCGACGACGTTGGCGGCCGCGCACGCCGGGTTGAACTTCATCACGCTAGCCGGCGAAGCCCGTTTCGCGGATGAAACACTGTCCTTTGGCGCAAGCGCCCCCGCGGCAGGACTGATCTCGCGCCAGAGCGAGCTGGCGGTACTGGCCGATCAGATCAAGCGTTTCGAGTCCTCGCTCGCCGAACAGTCGCGCCTGGCCGCAGAGTGCGGCGCCGAATTGAACGCGGCGAATCGTCGTCGTGGCGAAGCCGAGCACGAGAGATCGCAACTGGTCGCGCAGCGCAGCGAACTGCAATCCAGGATCAAGGCGTCCGGCGAACGCGCGACGCAACTGGCAGACGAGCAGCGCCGTTCGCAGCTCGACCTGGCGACGATTGCCGAAACCCTGGCGACCATCGACGCGGCGCTCGTAACGCTTCGCGAGCGCGCCGCCGCATCTCGTGCCGTGCAGGCGGAACTGGAGACGCACGCCGCGGAGCTGGCCGAAAAGGTCGCCGACGAGGACGCCGCACGGTCCGCGATCGAAGCCGCCGTGGCCACGGTGAAGATCGAACTTGGTAAAAGCGAAGAGCGGCTGGCGAACCTACGGCTGCGGGCACGCCAATTGGAACAGGACCAGCGCGAGCGCCGACGCACCGTGGCCGAGGTGTCGGCGGAATTGGCGCGCGCCATCGAACGACGAACGGCCTCGGACCGCGTCCTCCTTGATACAGAATCGGAGTTGGCGCTGCTCTACTTGAACAAGGAAGGAGCCTTTGCCGAACTGGCCACGCTCGCTGCCAGAGAGGAAACGCAGCGGACCGAACGTGCCGCGCACCTGGCCGACGTGCAGCGACAACGCGCGCGGGCGCACGATTTGGAAGAGAAGATGCACGGACATGAGCTGGCCACTCACGAAATCCGCCACGCCCGCACCACGGTGGCCGATCGGCTGCGCGAGGATTACGGGCTGGATCTGGCCGCCGCCGAGGAGCCGCAAACGATCGAAGAAACGCGACGGCGCGAGGAAATCGACGCCGAAATCGCGGAATTGCGGCGCAAGATTGCTCATATCGGCAACGTCAACCTCGACGCCTTGGCCGAGGTCGAAGAGCTTGAGGGGCGTTTTGCCCATCTTTCCGCGCAGCATCGCGATCTGAGCGAGGCCAAGCAATCGCTGGTCGAAATCATCGACCGAATCAATGCCGACAGCCGCCGGCTCTTTGCCGAGACCCTGGCCCGGGTGCGCGTCAACTTTCAGGCCCTGTTCCGTAAGCTGTTCGGCGGCGGACAGGCCGACATTCTGATCGACGAAGGGGCCGACATGCTGGAAAGCGGTATCGAGATCATGGCTCGACCGCCGGGCAAGGAGCCGCGCAGCATTTCGCTTTTGAGCGGTGGTGAGAAAACGCTAACCTGCGTGGCCCTGCTGCTGGCCATTTTCCAATATCGCCCTAGCCCTTTCTGCGTACTGGACGAAGTCGACGCGGCACTGGATGAAGCGAATATCGAGCGCTTCATCGGGGTGCTGCAGGAATTCCTGGCCTGGACGCAATTCATCGTCGTAACACACTCGAAAAAGACGATGACCTGTGCCTCGACATTGTATGGCGTGACCATGCAAGAGTCGGGGGTCTCCAAACGGGTGGCCGTGCGTTTCGAAGACATCACGGCCGAGGGCAAGCTAGCGCCGGCAGCCGACACGGCGGCTAGCGACGACGAGACGCAGGCCGCCTAG
- the rnpA gene encoding ribonuclease P protein component, giving the protein MTTQTLRLAMQTMPGHELPAQFRLKSREDFARVFEKRVSAADGVLRMYAVEGNEAYPRLGLSVSRRVGNAVVRNRHKRLLREAFRLLRPDLPALDMVVIPHSRGEPELAAFQRSLAALARRLERRLRKESP; this is encoded by the coding sequence ATGACGACCCAGACGCTCCGGCTGGCGATGCAAACGATGCCAGGCCATGAACTGCCTGCCCAATTCCGTTTGAAGAGTCGAGAGGACTTCGCGCGCGTCTTCGAGAAGCGGGTTTCAGCGGCCGACGGTGTGCTCCGCATGTATGCGGTCGAGGGTAACGAAGCGTACCCGCGACTAGGATTGTCGGTTTCGCGCCGCGTCGGTAACGCCGTGGTGCGGAATCGCCACAAGCGGCTCTTGCGCGAAGCGTTTCGGCTGTTGCGCCCCGATTTGCCGGCGTTAGATATGGTGGTGATTCCGCACTCGCGCGGCGAGCCCGAGCTGGCCGCCTTTCAGCGATCGCTGGCCGCACTCGCGCGGCGATTGGAGCGGCGGCTGCGAAAGGAGTCGCCATGA
- a CDS encoding polyprenyl synthetase family protein, giving the protein MSRLVEVSGSAQKVLLERLYLPIAGELAQAEEILRAELRSKFPFVDELVRHSFRLGGKRLRPALVLLAAKATGTVCHDHLVLAAVMEMIHTATLVHDDVLDQANLRRHLDTINARWGNESSVLLGDYLFTHSFYLASTLGTTYACQTIGKATNIVCEGELRQIASRGDYDLSEQAYLDIIEAKTAELCSCCCRLGAHYAGAEAAVEESLARFGRYLGIAFQIVDDLLDMQGDEDTTGKSLGTDLEQRKPTLPLIRLLAQADATQRGKIVAALDADPCCPGALDPWFDASDALAYTRDKARWFADQARAELAQLPASDARAVLEVVAEFAIERQH; this is encoded by the coding sequence ATGAGCCGATTGGTCGAGGTTTCCGGGAGCGCTCAGAAGGTTTTACTCGAGCGCCTCTATCTACCCATTGCCGGGGAATTGGCTCAAGCTGAAGAAATTTTGCGAGCCGAGCTGCGCAGCAAATTTCCCTTTGTCGACGAGCTCGTGCGACACAGCTTTCGTCTGGGAGGCAAACGCCTTCGGCCGGCGCTGGTGCTCTTGGCCGCGAAGGCCACCGGCACGGTCTGCCACGACCACCTGGTGCTGGCAGCCGTGATGGAAATGATCCACACGGCAACCTTGGTGCACGACGACGTTTTGGATCAGGCCAATTTGCGTCGCCATCTCGATACGATCAACGCCCGCTGGGGTAACGAATCGAGCGTACTCTTGGGCGACTATCTGTTCACCCACTCCTTCTATCTGGCGAGCACGCTAGGCACTACGTACGCCTGCCAGACGATCGGCAAAGCCACGAACATCGTCTGCGAAGGGGAATTGCGGCAAATCGCCAGCCGTGGAGATTACGACCTTTCCGAGCAGGCGTACCTCGACATCATCGAGGCAAAAACCGCGGAGCTTTGTTCCTGCTGCTGCCGGCTGGGCGCCCACTACGCCGGCGCCGAGGCTGCAGTGGAAGAGTCGCTCGCCCGCTTCGGCCGCTACCTGGGCATCGCCTTCCAGATCGTAGACGATCTGCTCGATATGCAAGGCGACGAAGACACGACCGGCAAATCGCTGGGTACGGACCTGGAACAGCGCAAGCCGACCCTGCCGCTGATTCGCCTGTTGGCACAGGCCGACGCCACACAGCGCGGCAAGATCGTAGCCGCGCTCGACGCCGATCCATGCTGCCCTGGAGCGCTCGATCCATGGTTCGACGCCTCGGATGCGCTTGCATACACGCGCGACAAAGCCCGCTGGTTCGCCGATCAGGCGCGGGCTGAACTGGCGCAACTGCCGGCGAGCGACGCACGCGCCGTCCTGGAAGTGGTCGCCGAATTCGCCATCGAACGCCAGCATTGA
- the moaC gene encoding cyclic pyranopterin monophosphate synthase MoaC: MTELTHFDADGASRMVDVGGKDVTARMARASGQVRMARDTLALIRDRRVAKGDVLEVARLAGIMAAKRTSDLIPLCHPLGLDSVEVAFSFPDAETVAIEATTRVTARTGVEMEALAAVSIAALTIYDMCKAVDRGMQIGAICLEEKQGGRSGHYRRQA; encoded by the coding sequence ATGACCGAGTTGACACATTTCGACGCTGACGGCGCCAGCCGCATGGTCGACGTCGGCGGAAAAGACGTCACGGCGCGCATGGCGCGGGCCAGCGGCCAGGTTCGCATGGCGCGCGACACGCTGGCTCTCATTCGCGACCGCCGCGTGGCCAAGGGGGATGTGCTGGAGGTGGCTCGACTGGCAGGCATCATGGCCGCCAAGCGCACAAGCGACCTCATTCCTCTATGCCACCCATTGGGATTGGATTCGGTGGAAGTGGCATTCAGCTTCCCGGATGCAGAAACGGTGGCGATCGAAGCCACCACCCGGGTGACGGCCCGCACCGGTGTGGAGATGGAGGCGCTGGCCGCGGTAAGCATTGCCGCCCTCACGATTTATGACATGTGCAAGGCCGTCGATCGCGGCATGCAAATCGGCGCCATCTGTCTGGAGGAAAAGCAAGGAGGCCGGAGCGGTCACTATCGACGCCAAGCCTGA
- a CDS encoding DnaJ C-terminal domain-containing protein, giving the protein MSEDYYKTLEVARDASQDDIQKAYRRLARKYHPDLHPDDKAAKKKFQEVQGAFDVLNDPKKREMYDRYGSSFESAAAGAGAGAGPGGPWRTTAGGPDFENVDFSQFFGDRFGGEEGGGFASIFGNLGGRGKQRRGRAAQPGADLESELEVPFNTAVLGGQAQLSVRRATGKVDTISVKIPAGIEDGKKIRLRGQGEPSPTGGQSGDILLTIHIAPHPFFRRRGDDLDVRVPVTLLEAAEGAKVEVPTPRGTVNLRVPPKTSSGTKLRIKGHGVAKSGKTPGDLYAEIAIILPKQLSSEDMEQIRGMCQKSPIDPRAELRW; this is encoded by the coding sequence ATGAGCGAGGACTACTACAAGACACTCGAAGTTGCCCGCGATGCCTCGCAGGACGACATTCAAAAAGCTTATCGTCGCTTGGCGCGGAAGTACCATCCGGATCTGCATCCCGACGACAAGGCCGCGAAGAAAAAATTTCAGGAGGTACAGGGCGCCTTCGATGTCCTGAACGATCCGAAGAAGCGCGAGATGTACGATCGCTACGGCAGCTCGTTCGAGAGCGCCGCGGCGGGTGCCGGCGCGGGAGCGGGGCCAGGCGGCCCATGGAGAACGACGGCCGGAGGTCCGGATTTCGAGAACGTCGACTTCTCGCAATTCTTCGGCGACCGTTTCGGCGGTGAGGAAGGGGGCGGCTTCGCGAGCATCTTCGGCAACCTGGGTGGGCGCGGCAAGCAACGTCGCGGTCGCGCGGCTCAGCCCGGCGCCGATTTGGAAAGCGAACTCGAGGTTCCCTTCAACACGGCCGTGCTCGGCGGCCAGGCCCAGCTCAGCGTGCGTCGGGCCACGGGAAAGGTCGACACGATCAGCGTGAAGATTCCGGCCGGGATCGAAGACGGCAAAAAAATCCGGCTGCGCGGCCAAGGTGAGCCAAGCCCGACCGGCGGCCAAAGCGGCGACATCCTGCTGACGATCCATATCGCACCGCATCCCTTCTTCCGCCGGCGCGGCGACGATTTGGACGTACGCGTGCCCGTCACCCTGCTGGAAGCGGCCGAGGGAGCAAAAGTCGAAGTCCCCACGCCGCGCGGCACCGTCAATCTGCGCGTGCCGCCGAAAACGTCCAGTGGCACCAAGCTGCGCATCAAAGGACACGGTGTTGCCAAAAGCGGCAAAACGCCGGGCGACCTGTATGCGGAAATCGCAATTATCCTGCCCAAGCAACTTAGCTCGGAGGATATGGAACAGATTCGCGGCATGTGCCAGAAGAGCCCGATCGACCCGCGGGCCGAATTGCGATGGTAG
- a CDS encoding TOBE domain-containing protein, whose protein sequence is MISARNQVPGQITAVKLGAVAAEVVISAAGVEIVAAITRASAERMKLAAGDRVTAVIKASDVMIAKD, encoded by the coding sequence ATGATCAGCGCACGCAATCAGGTCCCTGGTCAGATCACGGCGGTAAAGCTGGGCGCCGTGGCTGCGGAAGTAGTCATTTCTGCCGCCGGGGTCGAGATCGTGGCGGCCATCACGCGGGCCTCGGCCGAGCGGATGAAGTTGGCCGCCGGCGATCGCGTTACAGCCGTGATCAAGGCCTCGGACGTGATGATCGCCAAGGACTAA
- the yidD gene encoding membrane protein insertion efficiency factor YidD — translation MSGLWTAILRLPAETLILAVRVYQYTLSPIVGRQCRFEPTCSHYFIGAVRKHGVLVGTLRGVGRICRCHPFHPGGYDPP, via the coding sequence ATGAGCGGGCTTTGGACTGCCATCCTGCGGCTGCCTGCGGAGACCTTGATTCTGGCGGTTCGGGTTTATCAATACACACTCAGCCCGATCGTCGGCCGGCAATGCCGCTTTGAGCCGACTTGCAGCCACTATTTCATCGGCGCCGTGCGCAAACACGGGGTTCTTGTCGGCACGCTCCGCGGTGTGGGCCGCATCTGCCGCTGTCACCCGTTTCACCCGGGCGGATACGACCCTCCTTAG
- a CDS encoding helix-turn-helix domain-containing protein, with product MLAPLAAWLPTAGTKDREKAAVERKRGAVARPRPWSSRRSEDPKQRERIGEFAMKVFTTGQVAKICKVAPRTVSKWFDSGRLKGYRIPGSQDRRIPREYLIRFLKEHGMPLGDLEDEAMAKVLIVGQDQVLIENLKRELPAERSFRVAVAASGFEAGIQAESFHPDSIIVDFSIGRTEALQICQNLRRNAEYSDTILIALLPDDGNTNSFDRSSINETFKKPFDVALLAERVRTLIGARKELV from the coding sequence ATGCTTGCCCCGCTGGCGGCCTGGTTGCCCACAGCCGGCACGAAGGACCGCGAGAAGGCCGCCGTTGAGCGCAAGCGAGGGGCTGTTGCTCGTCCGAGACCCTGGTCGTCTCGGAGGAGCGAAGATCCCAAACAACGTGAACGAATTGGAGAGTTTGCGATGAAGGTCTTTACAACTGGACAGGTCGCCAAGATCTGTAAAGTAGCCCCCCGCACCGTCAGCAAATGGTTCGATTCCGGCCGGCTGAAGGGCTACCGCATCCCCGGCTCGCAAGACCGGCGGATTCCCCGCGAATATTTGATTCGCTTCCTCAAGGAGCACGGCATGCCGCTGGGCGACCTCGAAGACGAAGCGATGGCGAAAGTGCTGATCGTCGGTCAGGATCAGGTCCTGATCGAGAACCTGAAGCGCGAGCTTCCCGCCGAGCGTTCCTTCCGCGTGGCCGTGGCTGCCAGCGGTTTCGAAGCCGGCATTCAGGCCGAGAGCTTCCACCCGGATTCGATCATCGTCGACTTCTCGATCGGCCGCACCGAAGCCCTGCAGATCTGCCAGAACCTGCGTCGGAACGCCGAGTACTCGGATACGATCCTGATCGCCCTGTTGCCCGATGACGGCAACACGAACAGCTTCGATCGTTCGAGCATCAACGAGACGTTCAAGAAGCCGTTCGACGTGGCCCTGCTTGCCGAACGCGTCCGCACGCTGATCGGCGCCCGCAAGGAACTCGTCTAA
- a CDS encoding flagellar basal body P-ring protein FlgI, producing MRPARWSLVVFVALAGCGGPFIRSQSPEPDVDMPRTKLVGDYAVPFGMHPVKVEAVGLVTGLPGTGSDPDPSPQRDELLAEMKAYGVDHPNKILASGTASLVLVRAYLRPGIQQGDHFDIEVRVPSRSATTSLRGGWLMETRLAEMAVVHGSVREGSLLAKGQGPVLVDPSADSKDDNHVSSGRGRVLGGGIAYKSRPLALVLKPDHRSVPISSQIGTAINHRFHTYTAGTKKGVANPKDDQHVELIVHPRYKDNVERYMQVVRSVALKESSSQQMARLVLLERQLLDPITAAAAALKLEAIGKDGIATLRKGLQSGDAEIRFYAAEALAYLDQKDAVEPLVEAAREVPAFRAYALTALSAMDEVAAYDGLRELLDMPSNETRYGAFRALWAMNAQDPLVRGQKLNDQFSYHVLDTMGPELVHVTRSYRPEIVVFGQDQKLTTPFVIEAGNQIMLTGKEDRVTISRFAPNEPDQKRVVSCGLDDCIRAMADLGANYPDIVQALQQAKSMGVLSGRLAIDAVPTGGRRYDRGAASSSTDAEERSGANPEQPDNGDSDANDGQEESTGVAVANPLPGLFDSGKSTFDRKAADRPSRSEPEPAEDNSAKKARSWGSWLGTME from the coding sequence ATGAGGCCTGCACGCTGGTCGCTCGTCGTTTTTGTGGCACTCGCCGGCTGTGGCGGACCGTTTATCCGCTCGCAAAGCCCCGAGCCCGACGTCGATATGCCGCGCACGAAACTCGTCGGCGATTACGCCGTGCCGTTCGGGATGCACCCGGTAAAGGTCGAGGCCGTGGGCCTGGTGACCGGCTTGCCGGGCACCGGCAGCGACCCCGATCCGTCGCCGCAACGCGATGAGTTGCTGGCCGAAATGAAGGCCTATGGCGTCGACCACCCGAACAAGATCTTGGCCTCGGGCACGGCTTCGTTGGTACTCGTGCGGGCCTACCTGCGTCCCGGCATTCAACAAGGCGACCATTTCGATATCGAAGTGCGCGTCCCCAGCCGCAGCGCCACGACGAGTCTGCGCGGCGGCTGGCTGATGGAAACGCGGCTGGCCGAAATGGCCGTGGTACATGGCAGCGTCCGCGAAGGGAGCCTGCTGGCCAAAGGTCAGGGCCCCGTGCTCGTCGACCCATCAGCCGACAGCAAGGACGATAATCACGTTTCGTCCGGGCGAGGCCGCGTGCTGGGCGGCGGTATCGCGTACAAGTCGCGCCCCTTGGCGCTGGTGCTCAAGCCCGATCATCGCAGCGTTCCCATCAGCTCGCAAATCGGCACGGCAATCAATCATCGCTTCCACACCTATACCGCAGGGACCAAAAAAGGCGTAGCGAATCCCAAGGATGACCAGCACGTCGAGCTGATCGTCCACCCACGCTACAAGGACAACGTCGAACGGTACATGCAAGTCGTCCGCTCGGTCGCGCTCAAGGAGAGTTCGAGTCAGCAGATGGCGCGGCTGGTGCTGCTCGAGCGGCAATTGCTCGATCCCATCACGGCCGCGGCGGCTGCGCTAAAACTAGAAGCCATCGGCAAGGACGGCATTGCCACGCTCCGGAAAGGACTGCAATCCGGCGACGCCGAAATTCGCTTCTACGCTGCCGAGGCCCTGGCCTATCTCGATCAGAAGGACGCGGTCGAACCCCTCGTCGAGGCGGCCCGCGAAGTACCTGCCTTCCGCGCCTATGCCTTGACGGCCTTGAGCGCGATGGATGAGGTGGCCGCTTACGATGGCCTGCGCGAACTGCTGGACATGCCCAGCAACGAAACCCGCTATGGCGCCTTCCGCGCCTTGTGGGCCATGAACGCTCAAGATCCGCTTGTTCGCGGCCAGAAACTGAACGACCAATTCAGCTATCACGTACTCGACACCATGGGCCCGGAATTGGTCCACGTCACGCGCAGCTATCGGCCCGAAATTGTCGTCTTTGGTCAGGATCAGAAGCTGACGACGCCGTTCGTGATCGAAGCCGGCAATCAGATCATGCTCACGGGCAAGGAAGATCGGGTCACCATCTCGCGATTCGCTCCTAACGAGCCGGACCAGAAACGAGTCGTCTCGTGCGGGCTGGATGACTGCATTCGCGCCATGGCCGATCTGGGCGCCAATTACCCCGACATCGTCCAGGCGCTGCAGCAAGCGAAATCGATGGGAGTCCTGAGCGGTCGCCTCGCCATCGACGCCGTGCCGACCGGCGGACGGCGTTACGATCGCGGGGCTGCGAGCAGTAGCACCGACGCCGAAGAGCGTTCCGGAGCCAATCCCGAACAGCCCGACAACGGCGACAGTGACGCGAACGACGGCCAGGAGGAATCAACCGGGGTGGCGGTGGCAAACCCGCTGCCGGGGCTCTTTGATAGTGGTAAATCCACCTTTGACCGCAAGGCGGCCGACCGCCCGTCCCGCTCAGAGCCCGAGCCTGCGGAGGATAACTCGGCTAAGAAGGCCCGGTCGTGGGGCTCGTGGTTGGGTACAATGGAATGA